One uncultured Hyphomonas sp. genomic region harbors:
- a CDS encoding SdpI family protein — protein MKPFIRNGLLITLGATIAGAAISLAATHALPADGEFPVHWGVTGAPDRWTDHAGAIRYLWTMPAITLAVGLLLAAVPSIDPRKDNIEKGRRGYVAIWLAVMVLLTCIHGGVALQMIRTGEATQGSSQMVRWVIAGASIMFIIVGNYLPKTRSSFFFGIRTPWTLSSDTAWEKTHRLAGPLFMIAGALGLVGAFIFNGILLAVQLTGWAGLAAIISVIYSYFAWRNAPDREHGTNLTV, from the coding sequence TGAAACCCTTTATCCGCAACGGTCTTCTGATCACTCTGGGCGCCACAATCGCCGGGGCGGCGATCTCCTTGGCCGCCACGCATGCGCTGCCGGCAGACGGGGAGTTTCCGGTCCACTGGGGCGTAACAGGCGCGCCGGACCGGTGGACCGACCACGCCGGGGCCATCCGCTATCTCTGGACCATGCCGGCAATTACGCTGGCTGTCGGCCTGCTTCTGGCCGCCGTGCCGTCAATCGACCCGCGCAAGGACAATATCGAGAAAGGCCGCCGCGGCTATGTCGCGATCTGGCTCGCAGTCATGGTGCTGCTGACCTGCATTCATGGCGGCGTCGCCCTGCAGATGATCCGGACCGGAGAAGCCACACAAGGCTCCAGCCAGATGGTGCGCTGGGTCATCGCAGGCGCTTCAATCATGTTCATCATCGTCGGCAACTACCTGCCCAAGACGCGGTCCAGCTTCTTTTTCGGCATCCGCACGCCATGGACGCTGTCGTCCGATACGGCTTGGGAAAAGACGCACCGGCTCGCCGGCCCGTTGTTCATGATCGCGGGCGCGCTCGGCCTTGTCGGGGCCTTCATCTTCAACGGGATCCTGCTGGCCGTCCAGCTGACCGGCTGGGCCGGACTCGCCGCGATAATTTCGGTGATCTACTCCTATTTTGCCTGGCGCAACGCCCCGGACCGTGAACACGGGACCAATCTCACGGTGTGA